A region from the Acyrthosiphon pisum isolate AL4f chromosome A1, pea_aphid_22Mar2018_4r6ur, whole genome shotgun sequence genome encodes:
- the LOC100165483 gene encoding protein mab-21-like, protein MLLPSDMLATQSKMLYQLNKYCVERVETRKTATAKAVREVCKVVQTVLHEVEAQEPRFISSLAECNGRYEGLEVVSATEFEIVLYLNQMGVFNFVDDGSLPGCAVLKLSDGRKRSMSLWVEFITASGYLSARKIRSRFQTLVAQACDKCAYRDSVKMMSDTGEVKLRIRDRYVVQITPSFKCAGVWPRSAAHWPVPQLTWPHPNLIVQVKTEGFDLLSKDSVIMHGKQNSMEGDAWVMSFTDVENQLLYGGCRKRCLSILKTLRDRHLDLPGNPITNYHIKTLLLYECEKHPRDAEWEETGIADRINGILLQLISCLQCRRCPHYFIPHLDLFKGKTPASLESASKHVWRLSREILTNSRAFDKL, encoded by the coding sequence ATGCTGTTGCCGTCGGACATGTTGGCCACACAATCCAAGATGCTGTACCAGCTGAACAAGTACTGCGTGGAACGGGTGGAGACTAGGAAGACGGCCACAGCCAAGGCGGTGCGGGAGGTGTGCAAGGTGGTGCAGACGGTACTGCACGAGGTGGAAGCTCAGGAGCCGCGGTTCATATCTTCGCTGGCCGAGTGTAACGGCCGGTACGAGGGCCTGGAAGTGGTGTCGGCCACTGAATTTGAGATCGTGCTCTACCTGAACCAGATGGGAGTGTTTAACTTCGTCGACGACGGGTCGTTGCCCGGGTGCGCGGTGCTCAAGCTGAGCGACGGCCGCAAGCGGAGCATGAGCCTGTGGGTCGAGTTCATCACGGCGTCCGGGTACCTGTCGGCCCGCAAGATCCGGTCCCGGTTTCAGACGCTAGTGGCACAAGCGTGCGATAAGTGCGCGTACCGGGACTCGGTCAAGATGATGTCGGACACGGGCGAGGTGAAGCTCCGGATCCGGGACCGGTACGTGGTGCAGATCACACCGTCGTTCAAGTGCGCGGGCGTGTGGCCGCGGTCAGCCGCCCACTGGCCGGTGCCGCAGCTCACGTGGCCGCATCCCAACCTCATCGTGCAGGTCAAGACCGAGGGATTCGACCTGCTGTCCAAGGACAGCGTTATCATGCATGGAAAGCAGAACTCAATGGAGGGCGACGCGTGGGTGATGTCCTTCACTGACGTCGAGAACCAGCTGCTTTATGGCGGCTGCCGGAAGCGTTGCCTGAGCATTCTCAAGACGCTCAGGGACAGGCACCTGGACCTTCCCGGCAACCCGATCACCAACTATCACATCAAGACCTTGCTGCTGTACGAGTGCGAGAAACACCCGCGGGACGCCGAGTGGGAGGAGACCGGCATCGCGGACCGCATCAACGGCATACTGCTGCAGCTCATCTCGTGCCTGCAGTGCCGCCGGTGTCCGCACTACTTCATCCCGCACCTGGACCTGTTCAAGGGCAAGACCCCAGCATCCCTGGAGAGCGCGTCTAAACACGTGTGGCGCCTCAGCCGAGAGATACTCACGAACTCCAGGGCCTTCGACAAGCTCTGA